A genome region from Neisseria meningitidis includes the following:
- the nuoI gene encoding NADH-quinone oxidoreductase subunit NuoI: MANLVKTFLLGELVKGMGVTLKNFFARKDTIYFPEEKTPQSVRFRGLHAQRRYPNGEERCIACKLCEAVCPAMAINIESEEREDGTRRTKRYDIDLTKCIFCGFCEEACPTDAIVETHIFEYHGEKKGDLHMTKPILLAIGDKYEAEIAKRKAADAPYR, from the coding sequence ATGGCTAATTTAGTAAAAACCTTTCTGCTTGGCGAATTGGTAAAAGGTATGGGCGTAACGCTCAAAAACTTTTTTGCCCGCAAAGACACGATTTATTTTCCCGAAGAGAAAACGCCGCAATCCGTGCGTTTCCGCGGTCTGCACGCGCAACGCCGTTATCCAAACGGCGAGGAACGCTGCATCGCGTGTAAATTGTGTGAAGCCGTTTGCCCCGCAATGGCGATCAACATCGAATCGGAAGAACGCGAAGACGGCACGCGCCGCACCAAGCGTTACGACATCGACCTGACCAAGTGCATCTTCTGCGGTTTCTGCGAAGAAGCCTGCCCGACCGATGCGATTGTGGAAACCCATATTTTTGAATACCACGGCGAGAAAAAAGGCGACTTGCACATGACCAAGCCGATTCTTTTGGCCATTGGCGACAAATACGAAGCTGAAATCGCCAAACGCAAAGCCGCTGACGCGCCGTATCGTTAA
- a CDS encoding NADH-quinone oxidoreductase subunit J gives MTFQLILFYIFAVIILYGAIKTVTAKNPVHAALHLVLTFCVSAMLWMLMQAEFLGVTLVVVYVGAVMVLFLFVVMMLNIDIEEMRAGFWRHAPVAGVVGTLLAVALILILVNPKTDLAAFGLMKDIPADYNNIRDLGSRIYTDYLLPFELAAVLLLLGMVAAIALVHRKTVNPKRMDPADQVKVRADQGRMRLVKMEAVKPQTESAEESEVSDDLKPKEEGKA, from the coding sequence ATGACTTTCCAACTGATTTTATTTTATATTTTTGCAGTGATAATTCTTTATGGCGCGATCAAAACCGTCACCGCTAAAAATCCTGTTCACGCCGCTTTGCATCTGGTGTTGACCTTCTGCGTGAGCGCGATGCTTTGGATGCTGATGCAGGCTGAGTTTTTGGGCGTGACGCTGGTGGTGGTTTACGTCGGCGCCGTGATGGTGTTGTTCCTGTTCGTCGTGATGATGTTGAACATCGACATTGAAGAAATGCGTGCCGGTTTCTGGCGGCACGCGCCTGTTGCCGGTGTGGTCGGCACATTGTTGGCAGTTGCCCTGATTCTGATTCTGGTCAATCCGAAAACCGACCTTGCCGCATTTGGGCTGATGAAAGACATTCCCGCCGATTACAACAATATCCGCGATTTGGGCAGCCGTATTTATACCGATTATCTGCTGCCGTTTGAATTGGCGGCGGTATTGCTGCTGTTGGGTATGGTGGCCGCGATTGCGCTGGTTCACCGTAAAACGGTTAATCCGAAACGTATGGATCCTGCCGACCAAGTTAAAGTACGCGCCGACCAAGGCCGTATGCGCTTGGTGAAAATGGAAGCCGTGAAACCGCAAACCGAATCTGCCGAAGAAAGCGAAGTTTCAGACGACCTCAAGCCGAAAGAGGAGGGCAAAGCATGA
- the nuoK gene encoding NADH-quinone oxidoreductase subunit NuoK: MITLTHYLVLGALLFGISAMGIFMNRKNVLVLLMSIELMLLAVNFNFIAFSQHLGDTAGQIFVFFVLTVAAAESAIGLAIMVLVYRNRQTINVADLDELKG, translated from the coding sequence ATGATTACCTTGACGCATTATCTGGTATTGGGTGCGCTCCTGTTCGGTATCAGCGCGATGGGTATCTTTATGAACCGCAAAAACGTGCTGGTCTTGCTGATGTCCATCGAGCTGATGCTTTTGGCAGTGAACTTCAACTTTATCGCCTTTTCGCAACATTTGGGCGATACTGCCGGACAAATTTTCGTATTTTTCGTACTGACCGTTGCTGCTGCCGAATCTGCCATCGGTTTGGCGATTATGGTGCTGGTGTACCGCAACCGACAAACGATTAACGTTGCCGATTTGGACGAGTTGAAAGGGTAA
- the fic gene encoding protein adenylyltransferase Fic: MPSENPIGKTMKSIDEQSLHNARRLFESGDIDRIEVGTTAGLQQIHRYLFGGLYDFAGQIREDNISKGGFRFANAMYLKEALVKIEQMPERTFEEIIAKYVEMNIAHPFLEGNGRSTRIWLDLVLKKNLKKVVNWQNVSKTLYLQAMERSPVNDLELRFLLKDNLTDDVDNREIIFKGIEQSYYYEGYEKG, encoded by the coding sequence ATGCCGTCTGAAAACCCGATAGGAAAAACGATGAAATCCATAGACGAACAAAGCCTGCATAATGCCCGCCGCCTGTTTGAAAGCGGCGACATCGACCGTATCGAAGTCGGTACCACCGCGGGCCTGCAACAGATTCACCGTTACCTGTTCGGCGGCTTATATGATTTTGCGGGTCAAATCAGGGAAGACAACATTTCCAAAGGCGGTTTTCGTTTTGCCAACGCCATGTATTTAAAAGAGGCTTTGGTTAAAATCGAGCAGATGCCCGAGCGGACTTTTGAAGAAATCATCGCCAAATATGTTGAAATGAACATTGCCCATCCGTTTTTGGAGGGTAATGGCAGAAGTACCCGCATCTGGCTGGATTTGGTGCTGAAGAAAAACCTGAAAAAAGTCGTGAACTGGCAAAATGTAAGCAAAACCCTGTATTTGCAGGCGATGGAACGCAGCCCCGTCAACGATTTAGAACTGCGCTTTTTGTTAAAGGACAACCTGACCGACGATGTGGACAACCGTGAAATCATCTTTAAAGGTATCGAGCAGTCGTATTATTACGAAGGGTATGAAAAAGGCTGA